A single Cannabis sativa cultivar Pink pepper isolate KNU-18-1 chromosome 7, ASM2916894v1, whole genome shotgun sequence DNA region contains:
- the LOC115697463 gene encoding protein DUF642 L-GALACTONO-1,4-LACTONE-RESPONSIVE GENE 2 → MVVSSTTQCLSLVLLLLLFTTILAEDGPIPNGDFETIPTGGFPSGESVVDGPTTIPNWRSNGTVEMVESGQKQGGMILIVPQGRHAVRLGNDAEIRQDLKVEKGSIYSVTFSAARTCAQLESLNVSVPPASQTIDLQTLYNVEGWDPYAVAFEADSDELTLVFTNQGMEDDPTCGPIIDDIAIKKLFTPDRPKDNAMVNGDFEEGPWMPKNVSLGVLLPTNLDEEISSLPGWNVESNRAVRYIDSDHYSVPEGKRAIELLSGKEGIISQMVETSPNKIYSLSFAIGHAGDKCKEPLAVMAFAGDQAQNIHYMRESNSTFQVASLNFTAKAERTRIAFYSVYYNTRSDDGSSLCGPVLDDIRVMASSSRRNVFGGFGLRLVVAIWVFFYVLV, encoded by the exons ATGGTGGTTTCATCTACAACTCAATGCCTCTCTCTGGTTTTACTACTTCTTCTCTTCACTACTATCTTAGCAGAAGATG GCCCAATACCAAACGGAGACTTCGAGACGATCCCAACAGGTGGTTTCCCAAGTGGCGAATCGGTAGTTGATGGGCCCACAACGATCCCAAATTGGAGATCAAACGGCACCGTTGAGATGGTAGAATCAGGGCAAAAACAGGGTGGGATGATCCTCATCGTACCACAAGGTAGACACGCAGTGAGACTTGGTAACGATGCTGAGATCAGACAAGATCTAAAGGTGGAGAAAGGATCAATCTATTCGGTTACTTTTAGTGCGGCTCGCACGTGTGCACAGCTGGAGTCACTTAATGTGTCCGTGCCACCTGCGTCGCAGACAATAGATCTTCAGACTTTGTACAACGTGGAAGGGTGGGACCCATATGCTGTGGCTTTTGAAGCTGACTCGGATGAGTTGACTTTGGTCTTTACTAATCAGGGTATGGAGGATGACCCAACTTGTGGGCCCATTATTGATGATATTGCTATTAAGAAGCTATTTACACCAGATAGGCCCAAAG ATAATGCAATGGTGAATGGAGACTTTGAAGAAGGTCCATGGATGCCTAAAAACGTTTCGCTTGGAGTACTTCTTCCCACGAATTTAGACGAAGAGATTTCGTCGCTACCCGGTTGGAATGTGGAGTCAAATAGGGCTGTGAGGTACATTGATTCCGACCATTACAGTGTCCCAGAAGGCAAGCGCGCCATTGAGTTGCTCTCTGGCAAAGAAGGTATAATATCCCAAATGGTTGAGACTTCGCCGAACAAGATCTATAGCTTGAGCTTCGCTATAGGTCATGCCGGGGACAAGTGCAAGGAGCCTCTTGCTGTCATGGCTTTCGCTGGAGACCAAGCGCAAAACATTCACTACATGCGCGAATCCAACTCAACTTTCCAAGTCGCTAGTCTCAACTTCACTGCTAAGGCTGAACGGACGAGGATCGCGTTCTATAGCGTGTATTACAACACGAGGAGCGACGATGGGAGCTCGTTGTGTGGCCCTGTGTTGGATGACATTAGGGTTATGGCTTCTAGCTCTCGTCGAAATGTGTTTGGGGGTTTCGGGTTAAGGCTTGTGGTTGCCATTTGGGTGTTTTTTTATGTGTTGGTTTAA